A region of uncultured Desulfobacter sp. DNA encodes the following proteins:
- a CDS encoding FKBP-type peptidyl-prolyl cis-trans isomerase: MYVPVQQGSGPAVTAGATVHVHYTGLFTSGKKFDSSRDRGKPIEFVLGKGQVIKGWDIGIEGMKKGEARQLLIPYPLAYGERGYPGVIPPKSTLIFDVELVDFN; the protein is encoded by the coding sequence ATGTATGTGCCTGTACAACAAGGGTCTGGTCCGGCTGTTACCGCCGGTGCTACGGTACACGTGCATTATACAGGGCTGTTCACCAGCGGCAAAAAATTTGATTCCTCCAGGGATCGGGGAAAACCCATTGAATTTGTCCTTGGCAAAGGGCAGGTGATCAAAGGCTGGGATATCGGCATTGAAGGCATGAAAAAAGGCGAAGCCCGGCAGTTGCTGATTCCTTATCCCCTGGCATATGGGGAACGGGGGTATCCCGGTGTGATCCCGCCCAAGTCTACCCTTATATTTGATGTGGAGTTGGTTGATTTCAATTAA
- the mtgA gene encoding monofunctional biosynthetic peptidoglycan transglycosylase, protein MVCLTKIVAGLAVSVMMATVLLVIAFRFFNPPFTVNMIYEQAIAAHKKMRFKPRSYEWKELGQISIHLQQAVLASEDQRFMQHHGFDLWEIKRAVWDIITRKGFRGASTISMQAARSLFLPSSRTWTRKLAEAWYTILIELVWDKKRILEVYLNTVDWGRANVGAQAAARAYFSCDAKTLTAEQAALLAAILPSPHRWSAVTPSPHVLWRQARILKQMQNMPVLN, encoded by the coding sequence ATGGTCTGTCTGACAAAAATTGTTGCCGGATTAGCTGTTTCCGTAATGATGGCCACTGTTCTTCTGGTCATTGCTTTCAGATTTTTCAATCCGCCTTTCACGGTCAACATGATCTATGAACAGGCCATCGCAGCCCACAAAAAGATGCGGTTCAAACCCAGATCTTACGAATGGAAGGAACTGGGGCAGATCTCCATACATCTGCAGCAGGCCGTACTGGCTTCCGAAGACCAGCGCTTCATGCAACACCATGGATTTGATTTATGGGAGATAAAAAGGGCTGTTTGGGATATCATCACCCGTAAAGGCTTTCGGGGAGCGTCCACCATCAGCATGCAGGCGGCGCGTTCCCTTTTTCTTCCCTCAAGCCGCACATGGACAAGAAAACTGGCCGAAGCCTGGTACACGATTCTAATTGAACTGGTGTGGGATAAAAAAAGGATTCTGGAGGTGTATCTGAATACCGTGGACTGGGGACGGGCCAATGTGGGTGCCCAGGCAGCGGCCCGGGCCTATTTCTCATGCGATGCCAAAACGTTAACGGCTGAACAGGCAGCGCTTCTGGCTGCCATTCTGCCAAGTCCCCACAGATGGTCTGCCGTCACCCCCAGCCCCCATGTTCTGTGGCGTCAAGCCCGCATCTTAAAACAGATGCAAAACATGCCGGTTCTTAATTGA
- a CDS encoding MBL fold metallo-hydrolase — protein MMDLTLLVDNNTFIDRYLTAEPGLSILIEDEDVTVLFDLGYSDLFLKNAEKLGKDLSCVDFLVLSHSHMDHTWGLDPFIRYLTERIIEGLAVKHPRLVAHPEVFSSVRIGGLAQIGCLVSREKAARHMEQELSTTSVNLSRNLIFLGEIPRENTFEGQTPIGMKQTPDGLVPDLVSDDSALAYKSDQGLVIITGCSHAGICNIVSHARKVCGEDRIADIIGGFHLLNPSVSQMAGTLEYFRQIRPDALHACHCTDLNSKIALAGVATLKEVGVGLSLHFDPMS, from the coding sequence ATGATGGATCTAACCCTGCTGGTGGACAATAATACATTCATAGACCGGTATCTGACAGCCGAGCCGGGCCTGTCAATTTTGATTGAAGATGAAGATGTAACAGTTCTGTTTGATCTGGGCTATTCAGACCTGTTTTTAAAAAATGCCGAGAAACTGGGAAAGGATCTCTCCTGTGTGGATTTTCTGGTTCTGTCCCACAGCCACATGGATCACACATGGGGACTGGATCCTTTTATCCGTTATCTCACCGAGCGGATCATTGAAGGGTTGGCCGTAAAACATCCCAGACTTGTGGCACATCCGGAAGTTTTTTCTTCGGTGCGTATTGGTGGACTGGCACAGATCGGGTGTCTGGTTTCAAGGGAAAAAGCGGCCCGGCATATGGAACAGGAGTTATCCACAACCTCTGTGAACTTAAGCCGGAACCTTATTTTTTTAGGTGAGATTCCAAGAGAAAATACCTTTGAAGGCCAGACGCCAATCGGGATGAAGCAGACACCAGACGGACTTGTTCCGGACCTGGTTTCTGACGATTCCGCCCTGGCCTATAAGTCGGACCAGGGCCTTGTCATTATTACGGGGTGTTCCCACGCGGGCATATGCAACATCGTTTCCCATGCCCGAAAGGTGTGTGGCGAAGACCGGATTGCGGATATTATCGGCGGCTTCCACCTGCTTAATCCGTCTGTTTCCCAGATGGCCGGCACCCTGGAGTATTTCAGGCAGATCCGGCCTGATGCCCTGCATGCCTGCCACTGTACGGATCTTAATTCAAAGATTGCCCTGGCTGGTGTGGCGACCCTGAAAGAGGTCGGTGTCGGGTTGAGCCTCCATTTCGATCCCATGTCCTGA